The Erpetoichthys calabaricus chromosome 6, fErpCal1.3, whole genome shotgun sequence genome includes the window ggcatctgcatgtttggaagggaaagcttccacccatcgggagaacacatcaacaattaccaaACAGTATCGGTACCCTTTTGATGGTGTcagttcaatgaagtccatttggagatgttcgaatggacccattgggttaggtgtgacggcgggacttacctgggtaccctttcctacattaaatttttgacataatgcacagcgtctgcatatgtagagaagcctacagcttcccaatgtctctCGACATCTTGAACCATTGCATCCTTTCCAGCGTGGTCCAGGCCATGTGCGActtttgccatacctggaaaagaagcctttgggaggaaaggtttgttattttgcttatgggtccagaccccattagagagggatccttctttgaaccattttctcttttctctgtccgtggctgcgctctgtaaagagataatttgattatcagggtctttgtcatctttctgtaaaaataaagagattggtgcgttattataagcagcctgttcagcaaagtgatcagctaattcgtttcctttgctaacagggtCCTGTTTCCCAGTATGGGCCTGGCATTTCACTATTGCCAGTtttgatggtttggttatggcttctaagagggattctacTAATTTTTGGTGTTGGataggtttgccagtactggtcttaaatcccctcaatttccataatgctccatgatcatggcagactccaaaggcaTACCTGGAATCAGTATAGATTGTTATGACTTTTCCTTCTGACAACTGACAAGCTCGGGTAAGAGCTATtaattcagctgcttgtgcactaaaacttgaagaaattcggtttgcttccagcaggtggtcacctttgaccactgcatagctggttgagggtgttccattttccaatcgtaaggaacatccatccacaaaaattatctCCCCAATTTCTAAGGGTGTTTCCTGCAGGTCTGGTCTGGGTtttaagactttagttatttcgtcatgacagttgtggggctccccctcttcttcagttggaagaagagtagcTGGATTTAAGGTGGTGCACCTTTCAATTGTGACATTTGACAGggtacagagtacattttgatagtgtattgccctagcagtagtgagatgtgaggttttagcctgtactaaaatggagtgtacggcgtgaggcacctttactgttagggggctcatgagcactatatctgtactggctagcacagcttctgttgtggctgctactgctctgagacaAGTTGGAAGTCCTGtagccactggatccaattttttcgaaaaataggctattggcctttgtttgtCCCCGTGCAATTGTGTTAGAACTGCATTCAtgtatccccccttttcgtccacgaacaaagtgaatggacgagaatagtcagggagACCCAAAGCTGGGGCAGAAATCAGTGCGCTCTTGAAATCACtaagagccttctcagcctgctcattccactgtatgcgaccagaaagaggaaggtcagcagtgttagctagattttgtaaaggctgtgctctttcagagaaatttaaaatccattgtcgaCAGTAACCtaaaatgcccaatacagacataacctgttgttttgtgaccggtctgggCAAGTTTTGGATGGTGGTTATGCggtcttttgacagagctctggtaccacaCGTGATGTCATGACCCAAGTACTTGACAGTGGTCTGAACTAACTGCAGTTTGGCCTTAGAGACCTTGTGCCCATTTTCAGCAAGATACTTGAGCAGTGATTCTGTATCTTGTGTGCATGCTTTCTCTGTTTCGCTACAGAGTAATAAATCGTCGACGTACTGTATCAATGCACTTTCCCTGTCAGGCCAGAAGCCTTCCAGGTTCTGAGCAAGCGCTTGGCCAtatacacaaggagcctctgtataaccttgtggcataacggtccatgtccaacggcggttttgaaaagtaaaagcaaaccaaaactgagaatcaggatgtacaggaatagaaaagaaagcatttgctaagtcaaTTACTGAGAAATAACGAACTGTTGCAGGAATTGTAGAAagtatagtggaaggattagggacaatcggtgccctaggaaaaatagcagaattaacTTGTCTGAGATCTTGGACAAAGCGCCAAGAGCCATCAGCTTTCTTTACTGGTAGAATAGGAGAGTTTACAGGAGAATATTTGATAGGAATTATAGCCCCCCTTTCAACAAGCTCTTTATGCACAGCTGCAATTCCCAGTTCGGCCTCGGGAGAAAGAGGATATTGCGCACGGCGAGGACGGAAGGATGATTTTGGAAAAACAACCAGAGGTTCACAATTTATGATCCTGCCAAAATTGTTTTTTCCCTGAGACCATAGGGtgtcaggaattgaagaaagccaTGGGAAAAAATCAGTTTGTAGAGAGCATAGAGAAACAGATGGTTGACAGAGGGAACGAACGACCGGCAGGTCAATTTGGATTAACACTTTTGTTATCAGATGGTCTGGAGTATCAAAAATGCCTGGAGCAACATATAGCCAATCAGTCCTATTTAGACATTGCTCGACCCATTCCCCAAGTTCGACCCATCGAACGGTGTTAGATTTGGCCAAAGACATATGGGGGACTGAACCCcctaaatagaaaatgctttgtgaatatgtgaggtgtactgaagcagcagctttagtagatgaaataaaaatgcaaggaaTATGAAGGGTCTCGGGGCAAatacctgaagagagaaaagattctaaccaaggtgtgtctacttcagtggggaaatattgggcagtacagtgtagggTGTCGGGGACCTGTAAGTGGTGATaaaggcatgagggaaaagagtgcaGGGCTTTAAGGAGAAGAGTGTGTGGGGAGATGTCTggggtccaggctgcaaaagagggtttggggtgtggggagatttggcacaggagcttaggagtgGAGCAGTAAAATCCTTGTTCTGTCAGTGAGATTGAGACTGACAGTTTAGTCATGAGGTCTCTTCCTAGTAGATTGACAGGGCACAGATGATTTAACAGGAAGCGATGAGTTAATGAAGAGCTGTCCGTGCTGAGTTGCACTTTCAGAGGTTTTGAAACTAGTAAAGTGTGTGGCTGTCCTGAAGCAGTGAGAATTCTTACAGTGTCCTTCGAGGCAGGAACCTCCAGCAGTGACAAAGTGGAGCGTGTGGCCCCCGTGTCCACAAGAAAGACAGTTTCCTTGCCATTTACTATCAAAGTCAGTAAAGGATCTGTGTCAGCATGACGGGTAAGCAGAGGTAACTGAAAGGAATGGCTGGGGGTCCCTGTCATTTCCTAGGACcacggaatgtcattaggctcagggggaggaggtggtggtggggggcgcTTGCTTGGTCAGTCCCGTCTGAAGTGTCCAAattcaccgcagccgtaacaaGCATATGACGCTGGTGTTTGCTCCAAAGGGTTGGGCATCTGAGTGAAGGGATTGTCAGGGTTGGAAGACGGGAACCCCCGTCCCCTTCCACGCCCTCGTCCTCTGGAAAAGTTGCCACGTCCACGGCCTTGGAACCCTCTGCCCCTGCTCGTTCCCCCTGTGTAATATTGTAGTTGTGCTGCAAGAAGCTTAGTTTGTGTATCAGACTCTTTTAGCCTTGTCTGTttctcagcatgctctgcatgacgtttCACTTCTTCAAAAGCAGCACTTTCCCAGCCTATGCAGGACGTGCGGACTTTACTTTGAATGTCATTTCTCAGTCCCGAAACAAAAGGGGGAACGGCAGCGCGAGTCCGATCATCAACATTTTCTAAGCCTgaatgattagccataaggtcttgtatTCGGTGTGCCCACTCATCGactgtctcgtctctcttttgcttGGCAGCTGAGATAAGGgaccagtctgtgcctttcttataTTTCTCTGCAATAGTTTGTTTCAGCGCTTCCCATTGGGATACAAATTGGATTTCTTGGCCCCCACCACGGTTAAGGCTTTGATCCCAAGCCCAAGGCTGTCCATCCCTCAACCCCCGACTCACAGTTGTCCATGTGGTACCTAGTTTTCGTCGCAGCActtgtgtccactctgcagcattgggTTTGTACATATCATCTAGCTGTTGGAGGTAGTCCACAAATTTTAACCCTCCAACCCCCTTAGGGTCGGGCAGTTCGGACAccatatcttttaattcttgaatgtccCAATTACGATGAATCATCACAGTAGTGGGGTTATTGGGCCCTGCAGCCTGGGTGTGGTCATGACGGGGATTAGGGACCTCAATTAGGGGGCATGAGAATGTCAGGCCGGGAGGTTTTTGGGGTTTTGGGGAGATGAAGGTGAATCCAGAGGCCGGGGCCGGTCGAGAAGTCTGGCTTCTAGTTCGTTGGGAGATTGGGGATTGATCCGAACACTGATGTCCGGACCCGGAGTCTGGATCACCATCATCAGGATTTAAGTGAGAGGAtgagtcataatgatattgttcatcaaaGAACCCTGCTCCGGATGGTTCATCAGCTACCTGGGGTGCTTGGGGTGCAGTGGGGGCAGGAAGTGAAGGGGTAGGTGGGAGTGAATaaattacggggtatagggggtccttcttttctgttttctttcttttgtgctcGGGATTGGGCTCTGCTTCTATATTAGTCTTTTGTAAAGCTAACAacatttcttccttctctttccgGGTCTTAATTTCAGCAGTGAGCAATTCATTACGCTTTTGGGCTGCCTCTAAggttttatcctttatcactagtTCCCACCTATCAAACATATCCATCCGGTAAGGACCCTTATTACAACATCCTTGAGTGTTTCTACAtaaaatttttcttatttcttgtatttctgaaatatCCCCAGTTCCCTCAACTGGCCATCTACCACCGCTTTGCTTATTCCATTTCGTACATGCTTTCTTAAAATCTAACCCAGTTTTCTTTTCTATCAGTTTCCTGGGTGAACCTCCTTTCGGACCCGAGTGAGAACTAGAGCCCGATGCATTTTCCAAAAATAGTCCTTCCAACAGAGACTTTTTTGATTTCCTGAGGAAACCTTCTTGACCGGTTTACTATTTTGCTTTCCCATAACTAAATAGCACTGGACATCAGAAGAATAGATCAGCCCTCGCGACGTTCCGTCTCCAGTCCCTTCCGCTCCCGGATCAGCACTCTTGTGGTTTCGTGGCTTTAGCGGACTGACAGTCTGTTCAGCATGGAGTCCGGGCCTTTCGACAGGTTAATGCCGATCCCTTCATCAAGTGCCTCCTAGCTGGTAACCGCTCTTGGTGTCCACCAAAGATCAACCCGTAGGAGCAGGAATATGACCAGACATTAGAGACAGAAACTCGCCCTCCCACACAGTGTTTTTCCCAGATACTCAATATATATTCTACTCGTCTCACTCCCTTTCCTCTATATCTAGGAGTGTGCCACTCACCCCTTTCTATTCCACTTCACAGGGAGTAACTTACTAACGTTCTCAGCACCTTACACTGTCCCTGAGGGACCCAAGTATTATTCTCTGCTTTCCAGTTTGCTATCTGTTAAGTGATACAGTATTTCATTGGTCAATTTTCTTTTCCATAAACCCGGTCAAATCCCTGAGCTAGGTCATTCACTCAATCGGATTCCCtcggtctactcaccaagaagttCTTGTCCTGCTAGGGAAATCCCAGTTGGTTCGACCTTCGCATTCGATCGGAGGAGGCCAGAGACCCCCCACACAGGATGCGcccgaggcaggccagtcctaacgTTTTCCGGAGCTGGTCCTTCCCAATTCAGCTGTTAATCGGTCCTCTTACCGGTCCTCTTGGATGATCCAGCCCGAGGAGTCAGCTGTCCGTCTCCGATCCGGGTCACGGCACCAGAAAActgtggtcgaaggttcgaaacaacagcagacaaacacaaattcaaacaaaacaacttcttttattatttcttgatctttcttggtgagcagagacccgctgcagaatgctgacagtttgtcactgacagcatccacgtcacaggaggccctttgcggttttccaaaccggcttttatttcctcttaagcacgtacacatagttatctcatttttgcacctttacaagtagccttcccttagaagtggaatgaacttctgcttttgctaactaggacagggtgcggtccctaaaagctgatccaccctttatttatttcttttattaatcttatggctattttatatatttaggctctaatgcttaatatccttaactttccttcatcacaatctcaatgcatttcatataatttaactcacagaactcttatacttgcaaatacaatatacatatacactttcttatatatatttttatacactcaaatacacacagatagtaatcaccaaggcgttttctttaaacttgtttacccaaatattcattgcactaaggcgtagtccccaaatcttcttcccctcccttggactgggtaaaaagccctcagcccaagattatttgttcaacttttatttaatacattgattcagatttttattattccacacacCCTCTATACCCTTTTCACATTTCTCGTTTTCCCATAAAAAAGATTCTGTCTCTCTTCCAGCTTTCCATGAGCTTCCTTACTTAGCCTGGTACATGGTACATTTCTTTCTGGATCACCTCTCTCCCTCTGTAGTCTCAACATCTTCTAGCCCTTGGCAGCTCCAGCGTAGCTACACTGCTTTCCATTAGATAGCATCGCTCAGTTTCTCATCATATATAATCCATCAAGCCCATCCCCTGTCCTGTGTCATTACCATGCCTTTATTGTTCACCTATAAACATCTTATCAAGGAGAAAATATGGCACTGGAGGGCAATGTATGACACCATCAAAAGCATCGGATGACACATATTACCCAAAGGTGTGTGAGTTGTAATAGAGGAGACCCAGAGACTCCacctgaaaagaagaaaaacttgCTTATTGCCATTAGgcttttgaaaaaaaagaaaacaaactaaaaaaagctTATTGGGCAACACCAGTGTGCCATCTTCACCATCGGACAAAGTTTGATGACACTGTTATGGGGTGTCCGATCTAAATAAGATGCAAAGCAGAAGAGACGTTGATGGAGGCTTTGTGGCAGAAGGCTCATTGTTCAGACTGTGGGCTTCTTGGCTGTAGGTGGAAGAGACAAGTGGTGGCATCTCATCCATATTCTTCCCCTATGTTCTCTTTACATCAGTCCCAATAAGGCAAAGGCTATACATGTCAATGACAATATTATGGTAGATTTATTTAATGTACACGCTGACCTTTCCTTTAAAACATAAAGCTCAGAAGGAAGTTGTTTGAGTAGTTTAACAACATTgatgcattttaataatttatttgtgctTACATGTTTTAGTATGCATctgtaaatataacaaaataaagctGAGTTGGACAACAACAAAGTGGATTACAGGGCTCTAATGCTGGATGCGTCAAGTGCACACTTAAATATGTGTGCAAGAAAAATGACTTGGATGATTTCAGCTTCCATTTCTGGTGTAAACCTGCAATCATTCAACGAGCCATGCAAAGAAGAAGGGCCTGAAAGAAGGATGCATACATGACATCACCATCTTTGAGCTATTGGTGCAGCAATTGTAAATTACAAGattcaaaaagaaaacagaccTCCCTTAACAATCGATCATGGACAGATATCTTCACGTGTGAGTTTAAGGGACAATGCTGCACTTTCCAGTTAAATGCCTACATTCAGCAGCAATGGCAGAAACAACCATGCTGGTTCTTTAAAATACTAATGCGCAATGTGTCAACATAAGAGTTACCATACATTAGAAATGCAAATGATTTACATCTGCTAACAGAGAAAAATTagatgtaagaaaataaaaacaaaaacaactctgGAGCTTTGTATGGTTGCTTAATAGCTGCAAATACAACTCTGtaagaatattttgttttcatcctctgttgtcatccatccattcaaaTTTGGGGATATAAGGAGCTGGAATCTATTATCAGAAAAAGTAGCACAATgccatgccagtccattgcagggcacagtcTCACTCATACACACATTCAGCCGTACTCATTCCAATTTAAAAGTCCCCGACTAACTTGAACTCATGTCTTTTGGATGCAGGAGAACAACTTACACAAGTaactggagaacatgcaaactccatgtaaaGATCAGACAGATTTGAACCTACTTAAATTTACCAACCAACAGATATACCTCCATAACAgcatattataaataacaattctTAAATTCTAGAGTTTTGTAAATAAGAATATCATTGATGCAATTGTCTCCAGCAGCACATTGGTCAAAATCACTGTTTTCATATAGGAGTATTTGAGCTTACATAACTTAGATATGTAATTAGAATATCatattgtaagtctctaaagataatTACATTGATAAGATCAGATGGCTGGGGAAGACAGataagatggagaaaaaaaaatctgcaggggtaccaaggccaaaagaccccccagccctcactgggcattctacctaaaatacattttctaaagtcattcctcattgtttccaagCTTTATCCCAGTGGATTCAAGTGCAGAAGGGGCACCCACCTTCATTCATGCATTGCAGGTGCCTGCACAGTAATCAGGgggtacagaaaaaaagaagacaaaagcaGAGAAAAGCAAAGATTAGTAATGATTACAAATCCATGAGGAATATGATACTTTAATGCATGTATAGTCTATCAGGAGTACAGTAGAACCAatggtcacgaacgtttctgaacacgtacaaatcgggttacgatcaaaaagtttgccaaaattttacatctgttcacgaccacacgctcttgtggtgaacaaaaacactggtggccgGTTTCCATACACGcattcgtacgcgccaatgatttcccattctccatccatccatccatccattttccaacccgctgaatccaaacacagggtcacgggggtctgctggagccaatcccagccaacacagggcacaaggcaggaaccaatcccaggcagggtgccaacccaccgcaggacacacacaaacacacccacacaccaagcacacactagggccaatttagaatcgccaatctacctaacctgcatgtctttggactgtgggaggaaaccggagcgcccggaggaaaccacgcagacacggggagaacatgcaaactccacgcaggggatttcccattctccgttttccattttcttttgtttgcgtatacagggcctaacaaaacagctgatgttgcaaaaggagttataatgttaaaccAAGCAAAGggctcaagtgctggaagaggtggaataactgttgctagtgtggttgaatgagaagcaacttgcaggggatagcgtaagcgaggcgatcatatgcgagaaagccaggaagattcatggcaatttgctgaaaaaaatccttcttcgagtggtgaaggtaaggaatttaaagccagtagaggatggtttgaaaagttttgcaagagaaatggcatttaattttttttccctgtgcttaaaactcataaaaaaagtgtttacagcgagcggttggtagcgctatagcgtgaactcttacaatgttagttttctctgttgttcaaggttttctcagtgttattcaatgtttttacatttagtttactattacgctgtgcattctatggtaccattaactatttttgtgtttaaaaacatatatatttacatacagttcgtatggtctggaatggattaattgtatttatatacaatcttatggggaaattacgttcgggtcgcgaccaaattgggtcgcgtccagagttttggaacaaattacggttgtgaccagaggtaccactgtataactAAAATGTATCTACAAAGAATTAGATTATTTACAAACTCCTGATCACTATACCGCCTTAATGTCTAATTATGCAAAATGTTGAGCTTTATGGGGGTTtcccctatttttggccctccAGACCCAACAAGTTCAAATTTTTAGGCAATCTTGAATTATACTTTATGCAGGAAATTATACCATTATGATAAAGAGTGAATTAAAAGGTGCCTTCAGcataaaatgatcagaaggacttgaagttgtacatACCACATCAACCAGTCCCAGGCGTTCACCCCCTAATGTTATACAAagggtcaaagttactctttttcataaaaattcgtaaaaaaatggggattggtcaTAAAGTcacgtggagtgtcattttatacaATTCCAAGGTTGCAGCTCACAAATatggtaatatttttgatatctgattcccTATATTTGGTCCAAGCCTACTAATAACCACTCATCGAAGGTTTAAAAATAACCAGTTTTAAACATAAGCAAgtagggtatcattttagacagttttaaggTCAgagatgctgttattttatatttttgatcctttactgatCTAGACCTTGCGGACCTCTATctgagggtgaaaaatgacacatttctattacaattcagaatatttagactttaaacatttaaactgaagtacACATAttagtatttcaaatatttgacacaactattcttgtttattatgtacttctccatcatgaaggaaatcattacatttcttatgaacacccagaATTAGGATGGCTTATGCTAATTTATactttttatgcattattttgccTATTGTTCTAAGGATTTACTGTATGATGGGAGTATTACATTATGAAAACTGTTTCACAAAACACATTGTATGTGGGTTAAGTGTATCGACTCATGACTTGTAGGGACATAGGGTCAGGGAGCAGGTTTTTTTGTTTGTAGTAAAAATGTGCCTTGTCTAAGGGAGTATTATTTAATTTGCCAGCCCTGATGGAGGCCCTTCTTTTACTTAACAATTTGAGTATGGGTGCTCTTCATCATAAATTTCAAACGTGCCTTAGGGGTAATGAACCAATATTGCCACAAAATCATCCTTTTATTGGAAGTATTCCAGGAATTCATCCTACCACCGTTCTCCCACGTCTACTACAGAACACTTAGCCTGAATATTGAATCACTTCATATTCTCACATCTCCACCACAGCCAGACAGACATCCCACTGAGTAGCCAATAAAAACAGGAAGGCATTTCCCTGTTGTGTGCTTCAAACCAGACAAGCAGGAAGCTTCAAAGCACCGTATACAGTATTTGCTGTAGCTTTATAGTATTTTTGGAAGAAAAGAACACATTAGGTTGCtgcacattaaataaatatattataagcAAGAAGTCTGCAAAAGTAGTTAATgtgatcatttacatttttatccaTATTACTTCTGTGGCATGCTGTGACTTTTCTAAATGAGCCATGCAGCAACATGAGaagaaatgattattttttcttttgtgaccAATGCATACCAATGAAACGAATCCATCTGACACAATGTATTAAACACAATGTTTATATTATAATATGAATCAAAGTGTAAACAACTATACTAATTAGCACAAGAATAATAAGTAAATAGGatcataaaaaatacacacaagctGGTTTTCAGTAAGGATTTGGCACCCATTGCTACTATGACTAAACAAGTATAAATATAGGAATGCATGGCAgtgaaataatacattatatgTATTTAAAACAGACAGATCAATAGATCTGACCTAAAATAACAGTAGCCATCTGTTACTCTCTCAAGTGAACTCTCTTGTTCAATCACTAGATTTGAGCACATAAGCCCTGATGCATTTGTTTCCCCTTATAAGAAATGGGCAGCCGGTGAGCTGTTTTAGAATTGGTGCAGCTTCAGGAGGGACCTCCAACTTGATGGATCTTTAGCCAAAGAGGAACCTCCATTGACCCAACATGAATTACCAGGCTCAGTCAGACGTAACTTCCACGTGGAAATTCAAAACCAGTTGATGGGAGTAGGGAAGGGAGCATTTGGATGCATTACAGGTAGTTGTCGACTTACGACCTACGTGTCTTACGAACATTCGACTTGTGACCGCTACCGCATCTCACAGGCAAACGACAATTTTCTCCACACCAGCTCCATAAGCCATGACTCATTCATCTCagtctcagtttattacctgcagctGTTCCAACTATGTTCAGTTACATTTATCTTACAATTACAATGAAAAAGGCAACTGATCTCttcacaaaaatgaaggtgatcaagtagtatgagggaggaaagaaagtgaatgtGATAGCATGTGACTTTAAATTATCCCATTGTAACCAATGTACACCTCACATGCTGTACTACTGAGTTCCAGCTTTGAATCCAGTTAACCTCCGAAGCTTCTGCATTGTGACTCACGATGTGCCGCCACGTGCGAACTGCCACGAAGGGGTAATGAtaccacactgaactcctttacctgttaatgttatttattaactggctgaaatgttaaaacagaaaacatatgagtgctcaaactctgctggtacaattcgttcaatgaacactgggagaggctcacgctcatgacataacataacacagacaaagaaaggattcgTGAAGCTGTTAAAGATTTGACACCGATGCAAGCAACAGTAATAacgaaagaaaataataaaaaaaaaatgtacatgaaaaAGATAGAAAGTCTACACAATGTGCTAAAAATTATgattaaaaagaatataaagcACTCAATATGGCTCAAAggacttattatacagtactatacatgcagtcaggtttgaatacatataccaGTCCATCTTTTATCCAGATCTATTCACAACCGGTCCATCGGAACTGAACATGGCCATAAATTGATGACTACCTGTATTTGAAAGGTGGGTAACTGATTAATCCTCCGCACTCGAGAAACAAGCGTTAATGTTCACACCTCAAAGCAGAAAACTTGTGACTCCTATAGTTCAGCCAGGGTGTCATCCTTGGTTTAAGtggcttttccttttatttactctttttattatattcttaatACTGTTTTGTAGATGTTgattacatattttg containing:
- the LOC127528403 gene encoding uncharacterized protein LOC127528403, with the protein product MTGTPSHSFQLPLLTRHADTDPLLTLIVNGKETVFLVDTGATRSTLSLLEVPASKDTVRILTASGQPHTLLVSKPLKVQLSTDSSSLTHRFLLNHLCPVNLLGRDLMTKLSVSISLTEQGFYCSTPKLLCQISPHPKPSFAAWTPDISPHTLLLKALHSFPSCLYHHLQVPDTLHCTAQYFPTEVDTPWLESFLSSGICPETLHIPCIFISSTKAAASVHLTYSQSIFYLGGSVPHMSLAKSNTVRWVELGEWVEQCLNRTDWLYVAPGIFDTPDHLITKVLIQIDLPVVRSLCQPSVSLCSLQTDFFPWLSSIPDTLWSQGKNNFGRIINCEPLVVFPKSSFRPRRAQYPLSPEAELGIAAVHKELVERGAIIPIKYSPVNSPILPVKKADGSWRFVQDLRQVNSAIFPRAPIVPNPSTILSTIPATVRYFSVIDLANAFFSIPVHPDSQFWFAFTFQNRRWTWTVMPQGYTEAPCVYGQALAQNLEGFWPDRESALIQYVDDLLLCSETEKACTQDTESLLKYLAENGHKVSKAKLQLVQTTVKYLGHDITCGTRALSKDRITTIQNLPRPVTKQQVMSVLGILGYCRQWILNFSERAQPLQNLANTADLPLSGRIQWNEQAEKALSDFKSALISAPALGLPDYSRPFTLFVDEKGGYMNAVLTQLHGDKQRPIAYFSKKLDPVATGLPTCLRAVAATTEAVLASTDIVLMSPLTVKVPHAVHSILVQAKTSHLTTARAIHYQNVLCTLSNVTIERCTTLNPATLLPTEEEGEPHNCHDEITKVLKPRPDLQETPLEIGEIIFVDGCSLRLENGTPSTSYAVVKGDHLLEANRISSSFSAQAAELIALTRACQLSEGKVITIYTDSRYAFGVCHDHGALWKLRGFKTSTGKPIQHQKLVESLLEAITKPSKLAIVKCQAHTGKQDPVSKGNELADHFAEQAAYNNAPISLFLQKDDKDPDNQIISLQSAATDREKRKWFKEGSLSNGVWTHKQNNKPFLPKASFPGMAKVAHGLDHAGKDAMVQDVERHWEAVGFSTYADAVHYVKNLM